A genome region from Naumovozyma castellii chromosome 5, complete genome includes the following:
- the RPA43 gene encoding DNA-directed RNA polymerase I subunit RPA43 (ancestral locus Anc_7.52), with amino-acid sequence MKRTSEGSQEAIFLKKHKKQIVNPIDDDGVSNCIVRVPVSLYASLAPMYLQNPVQGIMKQHLNPMVMKYNSIVGGVVLGYENLKIVDSDPSNDENSSEKLVKLTPDTPFGFTWCDVELYVWQPQVGDVLEGYIFIQSASHIGLLIHDAFNASIKKNNIPTDWTFIENEAEYIDEDTESGDSRTDGSNEETNNRSETKSFVNRSLGYWVDANGSRIDGKLKFKVRNVFTTGRVVSVEGTLQEHAPASSNQVRSQAENLPVVSNKKIVFDEEVEEENKESHKELELSDVKEDNGSAIVYEQNSSDSSDENSSDSD; translated from the coding sequence ATGAAGAGAACATCTGAGGGTTCACAGGAGGCAATTTTTCTAAAAAAGCATAAAAAGCAAATTGTCAATccaattgatgatgatggtgtGTCTAATTGTATAGTCCGTGTTCCAGTCTCGTTATACGCTTCATTAGCACCAAtgtatcttcaaaatcCAGTGCAAGGGATAATGAAACAACATCTAAACCCTATGGTTATGAAATATAATAGTATAGTGGGTGGTGTCGTTCTAGGGTAtgagaatttaaagatagTTGATTCCGATCCCTCTAATGATGAAAACTCTAGTGAAAAGCTTGTCAAGCTAACCCCTGATACACCTTTTGGGTTTACATGGTGCGATGTGGAACTATACGTTTGGCAACCCCAGGTTGGAGATGTCTTAGAAGGTTACATCTTTATTCAATCAGCTTCTCATATTGGGTTATTAATCCATGACGCTTTTAATGCCAGtatcaagaagaataatATTCCTACGGATTGGactttcattgaaaatgaagcAGAATATATAGATGAGGATACCGAAAGTGGTGATAGTCGAACTGATGGTTCAAACGAGGAGACCAACAACCGTTCCGAAACCAAATCATTTGTGAATCGTTCCTTGGGATATTGGGTTGATGCCAATGGTAGTCGTATCGATGGGAAACTAAAATTTAAAGTAAGAAATGTATTTACAACAGGAAGAGTAGTTTCAGTAGAAGGTACCTTACAGGAACACGCCCCAGCTTCATCTAATCAAGTTCGTTCGCAAGCCGAAAACTTACCAGTTGTATCTAATAAAAAGATTGtctttgatgaagaagtggaggaagaaaacaaagaaaGTCACAAGGAACTTGAACTATCCGATGTCAAGGAAGATAATGGGTCGGCAATTGTCTATGAACAAAACTCAAGTGATAGCAGCGACGAAAATTCCAGTGACAGTGACtga